Genomic window (Rosa chinensis cultivar Old Blush chromosome 6, RchiOBHm-V2, whole genome shotgun sequence):
caaacatTCAAACTAAAGCTTCTGTTCTGCCAGTGCCTGATACATGCTAAAGATTGGCCTCTAGCTAGCATATTATAAACTACTGCAAAATCAACATGCTTATCTTGGATCAGTATTTTAATGAACAACTTATGATGTTATCGATCATAAGTTCATAACCATTATCAACTTTCCGATAAAGTATGAGTTTGGTAGCTAACTAAATCTCTATATAGCTATAATTAAGTAATTATTTTGGACTAATTGAGATATTATTCAGTAATTATTTATGATCACGACCATTGTCAACTTTCCCATCAAGTAAGAATTTGGTCACTAGTTAAATTTCTATTGTGAGTGTCTGATACTCTGATCACTAATGCCTCTTCTGGAAGCATAGttcataaaaaaggaaaaagaagaagaagcataattTAGCATTTCTGGTGCATCTGATCCAACCACAGAGTGCCTTCCTttaacattgagaacaaaatgGGCTAATTGGGTTGCTTTTGCAGAAGCCAAAAAAGTAGACGGTACTTAACTACTTAACACACGCTagtcaatttttttaaaaataataaaaatttgcTCTCGTTGAGAGTCGAACTCAAGACCTCCCGCTTACTAAACGGGTGCTCTAACCAACTGAGCTACGAGAGCCTTTGATTTTAAACTGTCAAAGTAGTGGTACATTACAAAATCCCAGTGTACATGAACCCAAAAGCAGAGTTACAAAATCAATGTATATGAACCAGAATTCCAGCAAACAGTATCCTAACTGCTATCAACAATGACAAAATCAATGTATCCGTTACAAAAACCAAATACACCAAATGCATTGCTGCTGCTCATTTTGCAGTAATGGAAATTCTCACATATGAAAGAGGTCTCTGGTAAGCTCATCAACAAGTCTACCGAGCACACCCCTCTCCAAATCCCTAACAACTTCATCCACTTCAACAAACCCAAACACGGTCACATCCCAACCCAAATCCCACATACAGCTCAGCTCAGGCTCCCTATTATTCACGTCGAATTCAAGCATTCTAGGCACATACTCTTCAGCCCCACATTCCAGTTTTCCATTCTTCCCATACAGTTTCAGCTTATCAATGTCTTTACTCAACTGCTTAACCAGCTCATCCAGAGACTGGACCTGAGTGAAGCTTATGGATACCTTCACAAATTTGGGATGCACAGCGAGCTCTTGCCTCttaccttttcttttcattatctCGTAGCTGCAGTCTAATGTGAGCTTAATGTCTTCGGGATGAGTGATGTAGTTGTACTCATGATTGTAGTCGCTACTACTAGCGTGGAGAATTCCGAAAGGGATTTCGAGTCTGAAAAGTGCCTCTGCTGTGTTGAGGAACAGTTGGCTCTGGATCACTATCTGCTTGAGAAGGATTTCAGTTTCTGTAAGTGGCTTTTGTTTTCTCCATTTGAAAGGCTTCTGTTGCTCCAATTGCAATGTGGATGAAATATCCAAGGTGTCTTCATGGGTTGATTGGGTTCCTGCAACTTTCATTATTAACTTACTGAACCATTTGTTGCCACTTGCATTGATTTATAGGTTCATATGTAGAAATGTATTAACTTTTGTTGATGAACTACATGGATTGACACTTGAAATAGATATAGAAAAATCTGTAATCTCTCTATGGAGCTATAACtgttcttgaaaaaaaaaaaaaggttttttttttttaaagggaaaaagaaattgtttttgtttatgtgAGATGAGGAATTCAGTTGAAAGCAGAGGTTCTACTTACCATTAAGTGATGTAATGCACTCATCAGCTCCAAAGTTTGGTATTTGATCATGTTGATCGTTAGGTACTACTGAGACTGAGTTTTGACGCTGCATAACAATCAACAACACTTCGAGTTAGTTCCCACCAAGTTTGAATTGATGAACAGAATCTTGCTTAACTCTAATAGTCAGAACCTTTCAGGTTTTATGGAAGATGAACTTACACTGTCATGTGGGACTAGAGTTTTTGGTTCTCGGAGGCTTCGGAATTCGTCTTCATTGCGACCATAGAAAGTAGGAGCCTCAGCTTCTTTCTGTAGGTTCTGTACCAAATGTAGTGGTCGAGTGCTTTCTGTTGATTTGTTGGACTTGACTATGCGTGGCTCTGCTTGTTTCAACCTACTGGCTCTACCCTTTTCTGCTCCACTGTGGCCACTGACTTTATCATGGGTTCTAAGTGTCACTTGCTCCAAAATAGATTGTTTTGGTGGCCTTGTCAACTTATTCAGCGTTCCATTTCTTCTGGTCACTACTTCATCCACTCTTCGAGGAATTTCACTTTTATTCACTCTTCTAGTTTTTGCCTTCTGTAAGGGTGCTACATGATGAACAGCTTTCTCCTTCATAGCTGGTGGAATGCCTAAATTTTCTTGATCTGAGTCCTTTTGAGGAAAATCATTCATATGGATGTTCAATTCAGCTGAACTTTTTCTTCTCACCAGATTCTCGTGGTAAGTGCCATTTGGAACTCCTGTGGGTTGCACGGCATTAACAACTTCTATCATACTGTTTCTATTTACCCTGGCTTGGCTTGTGTGAGGCTGCTTTGCTGCCTTGTTGGATGTACTCTTGGATACCATCTCAGTACCTTGTTGTTTTCTTACCTGCAACTTTTGTTCCTCAGACCTCATAGTATcctgctttctttctttttcgtgATTATCCTTACTGCTGTTCCGTCTGAATTGGGCACTTTGCTGCTTATCTGTTTTCATGGTGGTTGTCTTTCCTGATCTTGTCACAGGTTTTATTCCCATCAAGTCTTTTGAGGATTGTTTTCCATCATGAATAACCATCTCAAGGCCAACATTGTTGTTGGCAGGCAGGACCTTTTCTGCTTGCAGAAGAAAAGCAGTGTTTTTCTGCATCAATGGATTCTTATTGCCTTCTACCACTTTCTGTCTACTTGTGGATACCAGATTCTCACCATCTTTGGTCTTAACGCCAACAATTCTACTGCTTTCCTGCATTGTGTGCCCTATTGTAGCTCCCCTTTCTCTTGGTTTCTTGGGGATGTTGTCTTTCTGTGTGGTAGTGGATTTTGCGTTTTCATTTTTGGGAAGCTCATCCAGGCCCATCAGCTTTGCAATAACATTTGGAATCCTATCTTTTTTTGGTTTAGACACTTTCTGGTCTGACTGTTTTGATGGATTTTTGACATCAGGGATATAGCCGACTGAATGCCTGCGAGAAACTGAGGTTGCTGTCTCTCTGCCTTGCTTCTCATCCGTACTACCTCCTGTGGGGTAAGTCAGAGCTGCCATCTTCGGCTTGAGGGCCATCCTTCCTACTTCTTGGATTTTACGAGCATGTCTAGTTGATTTGTCAAAGGAAAACCTTGGCAGAGCCAGTTGCTTTTGTTCTTCTATttggtcttcaccatcttcatcttcGTCTAGCAATGTGATCCGACTTTTCCTTTGGGAGGTGGTCATATGTTCTGAAGCTTCCTGCAGGTTCACAAGCATTCTCAAGGACTCTTCCAAATCCATGGCCCCTTTAAACAGTTCCTTCCCGATCTCTATTGAAAACTTATCAACATTAACACCATTGGAGCAAGCTCTAAGGATCTGGTTTAGTTTCTGTGCCCCTCTGGATATTTCTTCTATATGGAAACTTGAAAGGTTAGGGAACTGACTACTTGAACCCCAGTACATGTTGAAATTTCCCTTTCTTTCCATTTTGTTGAAGTCCATGGATCCCCTACCAATTTGATTCAGAAACCCCATCACTGAACTTTTGCTTGATGAACTTGTTCTGGTGAGTTTTGTGGCTCCATTCTCAAGTGCAAAAGCCAAGGCCATGGAAAGATCTACTATTTGTCCTGAGTTCCCACCTCTCCCATAAGCAACCATTTGGTTTGAAGCTTCTTGACGAATAGGTGTTCTACTACTTCCAGTTGACCTGCTCTGGGGGTTCCCAGTTCTGGAACTAGTCTACAAGAGTGGAAAAAACATTTGGAGACAAAATTAATTTCATTCCATCTGCTTTAATAATAATCAGATTGCAGCAATTTTAAGTATGATCTCTTACTATTCCATGGGTTTTTGTATCCCTTGATCCTCTATAAGTTTGCTTGGAATAAGCATATGCATCTGTATGAAGACATCATAGAGTGCGATAGGAATCAatttaagtatatatatatattctctagCTATAAATCATACATAACCGTTTGACCTCCGCAGATGTCAGTTCAAGTGTACTGTTTTGCGCCTTCATCGGTCCTAAAGTGGAAATATATCTCATTTGATCAAAACAAAATCGATCATTTTTCGTCTATCCATCTTTAGTTTGTGAGTAAAACAGGAGAAGCAATGGTCTACCACTATGTTCTGTCTAATCAGTTTAGATCAAACTTACCATCTGACACCCATTTTCCTAATCGTCttgaaaaaatttcaattttcaagtaTGAAAGTTAAACAGATAATATGAGGGTCTTAGTTAGTGtagttttaaatttaatttgctGCAGGGACAAATAACAACAAATATGTCATAGTTTTCAGAACAACAATGCAATTTCTACAAGTGAAGGTACTTTTGCAGCGCTTTCACATGCAGACTCTTTGAATAAAAGGACAAAGAACTAGATTCTTTTCTTAAATATTGTGTTTGTTCTTTCAAGTGATCCTTATACACTTCTTTAACTATGCTTTTTTAACTATTGCTTGCACTCAGTGCACAAGAATCATAGTTCtcatgaattttttatttcagtCTTTAAGTGCATCCCTAATTCATGCTCTTTGAATTGGTAATGAGGAAATTCTAAACGCTCATATCTTCTTCATTTCATAATGACCAGGACAAGTTTTAGGAGGTTAAATATATACTTACCTATAGCCATTGCGTTTGAACGGTTTGAGCTCTGCGCTGGTGCAGCCATTCGTTCCTTCCTAACCCGAAGATCATCCAGCAGCTTTTGCGCAAAATCTGATCTCTTCGCCATGTTGTGTGTGCAGCAGTGCAGACCTGCAGCTTCAACTCTGTTTCATTATTGTCTCAACAATACTTGAGCAACAAATTTGTACATTGTGTTTTTGGTAGTAAATTCGTTTGCATATAGGGAGAGAGATGAGAGGTAATGCTCTATTACTTGAAATTGTGGTTGAGGTGGGAAGTCCATTCCAAAACTAAAGTAAACAGTGTTGGAAGATTCTTTTATCATATCATAGAAAGATTGAAGTGAACGTTTAGCTCTCATTCTCTCTATGTTTGTGATCGTATGCCTGACTTACATTTCAATCTAAGCAAGAGCAGGGTTTTCAAAGTGCTTCTCTTCCAAACTTGTCTATGCGCAACTTTTGCTTAGTTTTCAATGAGTATCTTCATCTTTCGATGGACAGAAGTCTCTGCCCATTTTGTGTTTCCCTCACGATTTATGATGATTCATACAATCTACATTTCAAGTTATCGGTAAAAGATGATTGGAAGACCTGGTACAAATGACTGATCGTAAAAACTGTTGActctattttttaatatttttaatgatttctcggtttgtaaatttttaaaattatgataaataaaaaattcagatatgttttagggaatcagaaattgagagataatcgctgtgtattctcattgataataggggcctctttatatagaggattacaaatttacaatgcatagagttagaatcatacaaggaaagagaatctctagattcttctaattgaactctattaccactaagtcaagtaacctagagtttggattaaacacaaatagagatatccttaaacaagtTGAGATTTTTGAGTTGTGTCAGTTCTAAAATTATTTAAAATcttcattttttaaaaaaaataatcatttaGGGGTGGGGAAATAAGTACATTCCATATTTTGAGTAGGGATTGAGGGTCTTagacaatttttgtttttagagAAACATCCTAGGTTGGTTCCTACATAATTGAAACAGCATACGATATCTTTTAGTGTGTTTAATCTCTCTTAAGGAGGTAGCGTTAACCTCACTAGACATGAATATTATGAGTCTTGCTTGCATAGATGTGAGCATACTCACTATTAGCCTCACTTGCCATGCAGCCCATGCCCATGTTAGTCTTACATGATTTTGCCCACATTTAGCCTCTCTTGCCTTGCCCACCGTATTTCATCAATGACTAGCAATGGCACCCACGCTTTGCCGCGGGATTTGTTATTGGTAATAGTTTACAATAatgaaaaatataattgaaaatgACTATATTCTTGATCAAACTGATAAAATACCTTATATTACATTAATCCGAATAGTATTTATGTGAAGAGAGACAAATTGTCCCCAACTGAACTGTTCAGAAAATACTTTCATATAATCTGATTCCTTCAGGCTTTTGATTTTCTTCACCACAAACTGTTAATATGCATCCTTTAGGACACTCTCAGCCTCCTATTTTAGCTGTCCAACAGTTACATTCAACGGCATTATCATTATCTCACCTGGAGGCAACTCTCTCTTGAATTCAACTTCCTTAATCTACTACGTAGACCATGTCCAAGTATAATGCAATCTTGACAAAGAGTAATTTATAATCACAGGAACGATAgactcaaaaaaagaaatatcAGGACAACTTTTCTCAAGCAGTTATGAAAAATCGAAGTCTCCTATTTAGgacatttgaataaataaatctaCTCCAGATAATTACTCAAACTAATTAGGGCGAACAAAACCTATGAAGCCATCAAAACACACAAGGCAAGATTGGATCTTTATGGTCAATAGATGATTACACAGATTCGGAAGTAGGAATTTGATCAAAAGGAAagcacataaaataaaataaaaatcaaagtgTGTATTGATTCATTAATCATAGAAACTTGATTCAATCTCATGACATCTTTCACCAAAATCTAAACAAACAGTACGACGAACGATCCACAGCAATAAAGGTCTTACAGAATACATGTGGTATTAAAGAAAGAAATCCTTACGCACTTCTAAATGCTAGctgaggtattcaaaatatgcTAGCTGTCAGTTATTCCAGGTTTAAATTGGTATCCACATCTATAATGAGCAAAGTGAAGGGACCATATAAAACACTACAGAAATCAAATCCAGCAAACAACGTCAGAATATATAAAAATGACCATTTCAATCATGAACATAAAACTAATTCAGTTGCTAATTTGTTTCATTCCAATTAAGATTCGGTTGACAAAAAACACTAATGCTTCTTTTGATAGCTGGTAATCAAAGTGGTTAATCCCTCATTTTTTTCACAGGTTATATAGTTTGCTTAAATCACAAACTGAAGGATTAATGATTCTCTTGATATCACTTTAACTACATATTTAAGCCGATCACTTCtcaataaaaagttaaaaataaatttcGAAATCCAAGCCCAAAATCATCATTAGCAAATAGCAAGCACAAAATGTGAGTTAGAAGGCACGAAAAACAGAACAAACAGTAATAAAAAATGGGAAACATAGAGTTCTCACCTTGAAAACTATATAATTGCAGAATATGATGAGTGATATCTAAGCTGGCTCTCTCTTCTATGATCTAATTACCATCTAAACTGAAATATCTCTATAAAAGACCCTCGCGGTAATACAATGTTGATGAAAGGAACTCACCCATTTGCAATAGAGTGGTGCAAAATGGCTTTTGAAACAATGGGGAGGTGTTAAAAACCGAGCCTTTTTTAAAAACAGAAAGCATAGGCAGTAAAAACTGTGCCCagaagctagagagagagagagagagagagagagagagagagagagagagagagagagagagagagagagagagagagagagagagagagagctgttgTGTGAACCAAATGGTACAGAGAAGCAGTTTGCCAAACTACCCACGATCAATCAAATGCATAAACTTTGACAACTCGGAtaccaaacaatcaaacatAATGACTCAAATGAACAAAAATCATCAACCACAGTGATTCAAATACCTAACAAACttctcagcaaaaaaaaaaaaaaatacaaactttAACAAAAGACAAACAAAACCCAGATAACAAAAGCTCTCAAACCTTGGGATTAAATTTCTCCTCTTGTCCTTTCTTTTCCAGAACCGCAGGAAAAAAACCCAATCTCTTTATCTCTCGATCGTGGTTGAGTTGGTAGTctgaaaattgaattaaaaagtATTAATTAAATGAACAATTCATACATAAATCTTTCTGTGATAGTTCATATAGAATGCTTCATTTTCAAAAGGAAGAAAGTAAGAATGCTGATACACAACCAATTCACTAACTGGAGCTATACTATTTGAAGTCTGACGCTAGAGCCCAATCATAACAAACACAATTTTCAGCTAaccaattaaacaaaaatacATACAATCAAATACCACACctattctatttgttttcaACCCAATCTTCTCGTCATAACTCATAAACTCGAACCACTCAAAATGCAAAGCACTggataaaaaacaaaaagaaacaacacCGATTATAATAGCTAGAAAactggaaggaaaaaaaaaaaccaattcaaGAAAATCAGCTTAGAGTGTGTTGGTACCAAATCGAAATCCCACCAAGCTTTCACGATGGTTGACGTCGATGGCAAAATTTGATCACACAGAACAGCGAAGCTGAAGCTCGATACGCCTATATACTTAAAGGATATAGCAGATAGCGcaggtcttcttcttcctcacagCAAAAGACCCAATCAAAAACccataaaaattcaaaaccgCCGACAACAAAAGACCCAATCAAACCACACAAAAACTAACGAAAGCAATAGCAGCAGAAAAGAGAAAGCTTACGAACTTGCACCCCTCAAGCTACAAATTCGACCTTATCAAAACAAAACTAGATACCATCCTCTCGCTTTCTGCTCAAACACGACaatcacttttctttttcttcgttttgtttttggtctgaCCACAACTCTTCTATCGGGGCAAAAACAGTTAAAACACACATATGCAATGGCAAGCCGTAAATCACtaagaaaaaaaagggcaaaaccGTCCTTTCAGGAAAACAGTGCTATGAACAGTGCCGCTCTAGGAGGCAAAAGActacttatttcaaaataaatttaatatttagttaattttagactaaaattctctaaaaataataaataaataaaaattaacgtGGGCCTGTATAGAAACTTGCTGGGAGGCCCAGCCCAGGAAATTTTTGAGAAAAATATCTGTCTAATATCCAGAACGTTCTTCGCATAAGATCCGTCGATATTTCTTCGGCCAAGTCACAATAACTGTCGATTTTTCCAATATAAATAGATCAACCCCGCCCTCCTCAAACCTAACCGTTTCTTTTTCAGGCTCATCTAACCCTTCCATCGCCTTCTCGTTTCTACATCTCTTCTTCTTGCAGCCAGCTATTTCCTTCTCCAATTCTCCTTTTCGAATTCGACCCGACCCTTTCGTCTCAGGCTTGGAGTTTCGGTACCGGATCTCGTCAGATCCAATCGTCGTCCTCGTCCTCGTCGTCTCGCTGTTTCAGGCCAGAAAGAATCAAGAATCTTCACCTCATGAAAGCCACAAGGTAATGGAAATCTCATTACTTTTCTTGTATTCAAATTGATTCTTAAGCTTCTTGATCTCGTTCTTAATTTTTCGCATCGTTTTTAATTTCAGACAATTAGCCTTCGCTAATTGGATCGGTGCGGCGGAGCAACGGTGGATGTTGATTGATATGATGACTGTTTTGTAGAATTGTATGGTTGTTGCAAAATCTTGTTTCAATCATGTAATCTTGAAGATGATGGAGCCATGGAGGTAGGATAATCGAAGGAAGGTATATATAATCTGTTAAAATGTGTAGGAGACCTTTGCCATGACAGGTGCGCTTGCATGGCAGGTCAAAATGCCCTAATAAATTTACACTTTTCGGGTTTTTGGGGAGGGAGATGGCACggagttgttgtttttttttggtccggctcttcctcctcttctgcgtgctctctctctctctctcacacacacacacacacacaccacattTTAGTCTATGGTTGCCTTAGTCAATTTGGCTATTGAACCGGCACTAACTGCAGAATTTGACTGGCCATCTCGATTTCAATGCAGGAGGTATTAAGTTTCATTTGTTACTCCATTGAAAACCGGTTAGGATTCTTTTAACGCCTGGCATTTAAGATACTAATTCTATACTTGTAAACCCTGTGTGAAGCTATAGGAATTGGTTTGATCACTGCAAATGCTGCATTGGTAACTAGCATTCCAATATCACCTTATAAAGTTCTTGCACAGAAAGATCACATAGTTTTCCCCCTCCAGTGACATGAGAAAGAAAACATTTGACTCACCAGCTTTTAACTTGTTTGCTTTCGTATCCAATAATACAATATAGTGAACCTGCTATCATGTGCTCCAGCGCCGTTCCCCCATTCTCAGCTCTATCACTTGTTCACGATCAACAGAAAAATCATAGTTGAGATCCATTTGATTCTAGTTTGCAATTCTTTCATTAATGATAGTTAATTGATCAGTATCTGAGCTAGAGTGCCTTTGTCAATTATTTGCATTTCAATGAGTAATTACTGTAGCtggtagtttttgttttgttgtgagGATGTGGAGGCACTAGGTGTTGATGTGTAGAGAGTAGTACTCAGAGTAGTGATATGTTCCATGTTATTTGGGAAGGTAGCGTTGTAGTTTGTTTCATATGCTGTACAGCCAATTTGAAGCATCAATGTCTGTAAGCACAGAAGAAATGGTCGATGGAATATTGAAGTATTATGGTTGTAGTATGTTCCTCCTGTCAATACCCCTTTTTTCGTGGTTTGTATTGAGTGAGGATGAAGAATTATAAATTGGAAGGTTAGACAGTTGTAGAATTTCGTTGTACATTTTTGTTTTGATGATTTGTGAAATCTTTATTAAATGGGTCCTGATCTGAGTCTATCTCAGTTGGACGTTATGTAATCGGTGGGTAAACTGCTAGCTTATTCTATTTGGAACGGCTTCCTGATTTTCATATTGATCTATACTAAGTTTTGCCACATTCTACTTGTCAGCCCTGCAATTGTTCTGTTATTGAGATATATTACGGAAGTATGTGCTATAATTGCACTGGTGCGAGTGACCCTTATAGTTGGTTTTGAGCAAACATTTTGGGGAAGGTTCAGGGCGAGAAAATCTTTTCTATATCTTCTGAAGTCGTTTCATTCTGCAATGTGGTCTTTGGGGGAGATTGCTTTTGAGTTTTTGAGATCAATGTAAATGGCAAGTTCTGGAACTGTACTCATGTGGTTTGTCACTTTATCTATCTGAAGGTTTTCTCATGCTCCATATAAGGTGCCTGCAATATCAGAATAATAATCGCCAAGTAATTAGAGCACTATTGAGTTTGAATGACTTGTACCTAGTAAATTTTGAGGATAGATTTTGACCGACAGCATTCTTACTGTGGCTGTTATAAGAATTTTGAAGTAATATCAACATTCTTACTGTCATTGTTATTACATACAAACTGATTTTGACTGCCTACATTTTTGGGTGGTTATTTCGTATGCTGAGTTATTCATTTGTGTTCAAATTGTTTGGCTTGTTACTGCTGTTTTCAATCCATGGATCCAAAAGGCAAAAGCTCATTGGTTAAAGTGCCTGGTTTGAGCCCACCTGGATCCCTTTATTGCTATGAGCATTACTGAATTGTTCCAAGAATGATTTGAATTGCccattttctgaaaaatttattgaaatgtgggttttagtttttgttaaatGGTTTCTTTTGCTGCTAACAGCCTGGTTGCTCGGTCTCTTTGCTCTGCAGCCTCTACCCTGCTATGCTCCTCATTTCCTCTTTGTGGTATAAGCTGTGTCTTCGAGTCATTCTCCCAAGCCTTCATCAGTTCAGTCGCAGCACGAATCCCGTCATAGTAGATACTTTGACCTGATTCTGAGGAGTGTAGACCCAAAGCAGCCTAGAATTCTGGTGCTGGGTTTGCGTAAAGGATATACTTTGCTACCTCTTTTCCGTTTCTATTTGCAGCAAGGCTGTTGTTTTTCCACATAATCCTATTCTGGTCAAGTGGGTTTCTCTTCACTGTGGCTTCCTCTATCATTTCCAAGTTGGTAGAatatgtgaggaggagaaatcaAAGTCGTCCATATAAATATATGAAGATTTCTCATTTTTAATTTATGTCGACTAACATGTACGTTTTTGATTATTGTATCAAAGTCATCCATATAAAATATATGAATCAAAGATTTCTCATTTTTAATTCATGTCGACCAACATGTACGTTTTGATTATTGTTGTGCCAAACTTTTGATGGGTGGTGGTTATCGAAGTCCTTCGTTTTGTTTCTACTTTCTTTGCTGAAAGGAGTCTCTTTAGTCTAAAGTGGGCAGAAAATTGACTTGGCACTTGCTACTTGCAAGACCCCTCCAGTCCTCCACCACTTGTACTT
Coding sequences:
- the LOC112170202 gene encoding uncharacterized protein LOC112170202 isoform X1, with product MAKRSDFAQKLLDDLRVRKERMAAPAQSSNRSNAMAIDAYAYSKQTYRGSRDTKTHGITSSRTGNPQSRSTGSSRTPIRQEASNQMVAYGRGGNSGQIVDLSMALAFALENGATKLTRTSSSSKSSVMGFLNQIGRGSMDFNKMERKGNFNMYWGSSSQFPNLSSFHIEEISRGAQKLNQILRACSNGVNVDKFSIEIGKELFKGAMDLEESLRMLVNLQEASEHMTTSQRKSRITLLDEDEDGEDQIEEQKQLALPRFSFDKSTRHARKIQEVGRMALKPKMAALTYPTGGSTDEKQGRETATSVSRRHSVGYIPDVKNPSKQSDQKVSKPKKDRIPNVIAKLMGLDELPKNENAKSTTTQKDNIPKKPRERGATIGHTMQESSRIVGVKTKDGENLVSTSRQKVVEGNKNPLMQKNTAFLLQAEKVLPANNNVGLEMVIHDGKQSSKDLMGIKPVTRSGKTTTMKTDKQQSAQFRRNSSKDNHEKERKQDTMRSEEQKLQVRKQQGTEMVSKSTSNKAAKQPHTSQARVNRNSMIEVVNAVQPTGVPNGTYHENLVRRKSSAELNIHMNDFPQKDSDQENLGIPPAMKEKAVHHVAPLQKAKTRRVNKSEIPRRVDEVVTRRNGTLNKLTRPPKQSILEQVTLRTHDKVSGHSGAEKGRASRLKQAEPRIVKSNKSTESTRPLHLVQNLQKEAEAPTFYGRNEDEFRSLREPKTLVPHDSRQNSVSVVPNDQHDQIPNFGADECITSLNVAGTQSTHEDTLDISSTLQLEQQKPFKWRKQKPLTETEILLKQIVIQSQLFLNTAEALFRLEIPFGILHASSSDYNHEYNYITHPEDIKLTLDCSYEIMKRKGKRQELAVHPKFVKVSISFTQVQSLDELVKQLSKDIDKLKLYGKNGKLECGAEEYVPRMLEFDVNNREPELSCMWDLGWDVTVFGFVEVDEVVRDLERGVLGRLVDELTRDLFHM
- the LOC112170202 gene encoding uncharacterized protein LOC112170202 isoform X3; its protein translation is MVAYGRGGNSGQIVDLSMALAFALENGATKLTRTSSSSKSSVMGFLNQIGRGSMDFNKMERKGNFNMYWGSSSQFPNLSSFHIEEISRGAQKLNQILRACSNGVNVDKFSIEIGKELFKGAMDLEESLRMLVNLQEASEHMTTSQRKSRITLLDEDEDGEDQIEEQKQLALPRFSFDKSTRHARKIQEVGRMALKPKMAALTYPTGGSTDEKQGRETATSVSRRHSVGYIPDVKNPSKQSDQKVSKPKKDRIPNVIAKLMGLDELPKNENAKSTTTQKDNIPKKPRERGATIGHTMQESSRIVGVKTKDGENLVSTSRQKVVEGNKNPLMQKNTAFLLQAEKVLPANNNVGLEMVIHDGKQSSKDLMGIKPVTRSGKTTTMKTDKQQSAQFRRNSSKDNHEKERKQDTMRSEEQKLQVRKQQGTEMVSKSTSNKAAKQPHTSQARVNRNSMIEVVNAVQPTGVPNGTYHENLVRRKSSAELNIHMNDFPQKDSDQENLGIPPAMKEKAVHHVAPLQKAKTRRVNKSEIPRRVDEVVTRRNGTLNKLTRPPKQSILEQVTLRTHDKVSGHSGAEKGRASRLKQAEPRIVKSNKSTESTRPLHLVQNLQKEAEAPTFYGRNEDEFRSLREPKTLVPHDSRQNSVSVVPNDQHDQIPNFGADECITSLNVAGTQSTHEDTLDISSTLQLEQQKPFKWRKQKPLTETEILLKQIVIQSQLFLNTAEALFRLEIPFGILHASSSDYNHEYNYITHPEDIKLTLDCSYEIMKRKGKRQELAVHPKFVKVSISFTQVQSLDELVKQLSKDIDKLKLYGKNGKLECGAEEYVPRMLEFDVNNREPELSCMWDLGWDVTVFGFVEVDEVVRDLERGVLGRLVDELTRDLFHM
- the LOC112170202 gene encoding uncharacterized protein LOC112170202 isoform X2, with protein sequence MAKRSDFAQKLLDDLRVRKERMAAPAQSSNRSNAMAIDAYAYSKQTYRGSRDTKTHGITSSRTGNPQSRSTGSSRTPIRQEASNQMVAYGRGGNSGQIVDLSMALAFALENGATKLTRTSSSSKSSVMGFLNQIGRGSMDFNKMERKGNFNMYWGSSSQFPNLSSFHIEEISRGAQKLNQILRACSNGVNVDKFSIEIGKELFKGAMDLEESLRMLVNLQEASEHMTTSQRKSRITLLDEDEDGEDQIEEQKQLALPRFSFDKSTRHARKIQEVGRMALKPKMAALTYPTGGSTDEKQGRETATSVSRRHSVGYIPDVKNPSKQSDQKVSKPKKDRIPNVIAKLMGLDELPKNENAKSTTTQKDNIPKKPRERGATIGHTMQESSRIVGVKTKDGENLVSTSRQKVVEGNKNPLMQKNTAFLLQAEKVLPANNNVGLEMVIHDGKQSSKDLMGIKPVTRSGKTTTMKTDKQQSAQFRRNSSKDNHEKERKQDTMRSEEQKLQVRKQQGTEMVSKSTSNKAAKQPHTSQARVNRNSMIEVVNAVQPTGVPNGTYHENLVRRKSSAELNIHMNDFPQKDSDQENLGIPPAMKEKAVHHVAPLQKAKTRRVNKSEIPRRVDEVVTRRNGTLNKLTRPPKQSILEQVTLRTHDKVSGHSGAEKGRASRLKQAEPRIVKSNKSTESTRPLHLVQNLQKEAEAPTFYGRNEDEFRSLREPKTLVPHDSRQNSVSVVPNDQHDQIPNFGADECITSLNGTQSTHEDTLDISSTLQLEQQKPFKWRKQKPLTETEILLKQIVIQSQLFLNTAEALFRLEIPFGILHASSSDYNHEYNYITHPEDIKLTLDCSYEIMKRKGKRQELAVHPKFVKVSISFTQVQSLDELVKQLSKDIDKLKLYGKNGKLECGAEEYVPRMLEFDVNNREPELSCMWDLGWDVTVFGFVEVDEVVRDLERGVLGRLVDELTRDLFHM